From a single Larimichthys crocea isolate SSNF chromosome XIII, L_crocea_2.0, whole genome shotgun sequence genomic region:
- the ecm1a gene encoding extracellular matrix protein 1: MISIGGLAGFWVIALLALHGVTGETRINSLGEPDIPFPPARPTTQNIAAICQQGQGRPRYPDSFFPSSSGSHFRRLGKAINRLESWYTLCCRGQAQYSTQVVCCAEQAWKQALSQFCVEEYATMTLAYECCADRGDARWTCFNSELPNPDYDPTPGYTAPSVHQEAGFIFNPHAC, translated from the exons ATGATTTCCATTGGAGGACTCGCAGGATTTTGGGTGATTGCACTGCTGGCTCTTCATGGTGTAACTGGAG AGACCCGAATAAACTCTCTCGGAGAGCCTGACATCCCTTTCCCACCTGCCCGTCCTACGACTCAGAACATCGCTGCCATTTGCCAACAAGGTCAGGGTCGTCCTAGATACCCAGACAGCTTCTTCCCGAGTTCCAGTGGCAGCCACTTCCGCCGCCTTGGAAAGGCCATCAACCGCCTGGAGTCATGGTACACTTTGTGCTGCCGTGGACAGGCACAGTACAGCACCCAGGTCGTCTGCTGCGCTGAGCAAGCT TGGAAACAAGCCCTGTCTCAGTTCTGTGTGGAAGAATACGCCACCATGACGCTCGCATATGAGTGCTGTGCAGACAGAGGAGATGCTCGATGGACGTGCTTCAACAGCGAGCTACCAAACCCAGACTATGACCCAACACCAGGCTACACTGCACCCTCAGTCCATCAGGAGGCAGGATTCATCTTCAATCCTCATGCTTGCTAA
- the LOC113747507 gene encoding alpha-tectorin-like, whose translation MNQLKTVMVNSKVATISLNLNDGQVEVLQEGFHYAIITDFGLNVTYDMIYRVKVTVPGNYKGKTCNLCGSFNDIKTDEFELPDGNVTKDIKTFGAAWKVVVPGVVCKDGCSGNQFAY comes from the exons ATGAACCAACTTAAAACAGTCATG GTGAATAGCAAAGTGGCAACCATTTCACTTAACCTCAATGATGGACAAGTGGAAGTCCTCCAAGAGGGCTTTCATTATGCTATCATAACTGACTTTGGTCTGAATGTGACCTATGATATGATCTACAGAGTCAAAGTCACTGTTCCAGGAAACTACAAGGGCAAAACCTGTAACCTGTGTGGCAGTTTTAATGACATCAAGACAGATGAGTTCGAGCTACCTGATGGAAATGTGACCAAAGACATCAAGACCTTTGGAGCAGCCTGGAAAGTGGTTGTACCGGGGGTGGTCTGTAAAGATGGCTGCAGTGGCAACCAGTTTGCTTATTGA